The region gccagatacttgcgaatgcagcagtaatacggggttgcgaagatgtttgaagctagctggtgatccttgcttatagtgaatgctttcccaagcctaatgctattatccatccatgtcattaaccttgtgtttcgtttaaatctttgaggtagccaaacctcatccgtggacagagtgagaaacgggtacatttcttaaagagggcatatatcttcaaaaattgtgagccgattgaaataattgttttagtttattaaagctaacgatttaaggtttctttacatctatctatcttgcggacgcatccgagaaagagtttacaattcttttccaggaatctctatcagccatcagatttgggaggtcattaatttcttgattgacggTCCTTGCCACACTgtcgatgtagttgaatggtcttcttcctctacattttcgtggaagcctcatacagatgacatctgaaattatttggtcttttgcacggtagcagtggcctgcaaatctggctcgccgttgagcaacgatggaggacacctgtggaacaccatcatagatctctgctttggttttatgttcacgccaggatatatttcgaaccctcatcaacagccgggtgtaggtaccatcaagacggtcctgaagatctttcttcattgtccaggtctcacttccatataagaggatactctctatgcaggctctaaagaaggcaagcttggtatttcttgatatgttggactgccagatggtgtgcagtttgttgcaagctttccatgcttgagctttgcgagtcagaaagtctttcttgctgtcggcaacaaatgaaccaagatatttaaagtccgacacctccttgagttgtgtgccatcccgagaaaggattggagttgggttcttatctccattaatacacatatgtgaccgtacagcacgaatgagccgtaaatgtcctcaattgtattctgagttacagtgtaaaatgggcatgaaggtcatattcataggtatttcaatttggtgctacgtgtatctcattaaatgaggtacacgtagcaccaaattgaggtacctatgaatacgaccttcatgcccattttacactgtaactcagaatacaattgaggacatttacggctcattcgtgctgtacggtcacatatattctgtcttcttggaattgagaaagaggccaactttggcggaagcatcttctaaagatgacagaagatcttgggcatcttgtgataacgtagctgttaaagcgatgtcgtctgcgtagtcaagatcggttaaatacttgttcttctctctgctcgtcttattgggcatgatgtcaatccctttggacttgtcagtgtctatcgactgtctgaggagatagtctaccactatCACAAAGAGATAAGGGGCCAAGGTGTCGccctgcaggattccagcagtagagagaaactcttcagttggtccatcacctgtttgtacaaaacttgaaggattatcatacattattgcaatagcattcacaatctcctgagggatcccataattacgaagaatatgcagcatggccttccggttaacactgtcgaaagcttttgagaagtcaacaaacacaatatatgcctgcttctttgagattttaagctcttctattatccttctaagggctagaatctgtggtgtggttgatctacccttgcgaaaaccattttggttacgTCTGAGAATAGGATCTAGATGAGGAGAAATCCTGTTGAGCAGCATAGTGTTATACAGCTTGGCAGCAAGTGCTGACAGTGTGATACCTCTATAATTTGATGGTTGTGAAAGATCCCCTTTCTTCGGGAGAGGTATAATTGTGGATCTTGACAAGGCTTTTGGCTTATTTCCCTTCATTgtttcattacagaaatcaagcagttgctgatggaagagtgggtttttccaaacaatggctggtatgttgtcaggaccaggtgtttttgacttgttgagcttgctcagacctttttgcagttcctccatagtaaatggaccagtgtgtattgggagatcgtcagagacattgctgttaaagaacgtatcttcaaggtttacgtcttgctctggtttccctagtaagttggaaaagtgtagaaaccagttgtcacgacgctcttcagatgtattgcctttcactctaaccacaggagcagatttggtgtcagttatctcccggaggagttcccaagaagctgcatgtttatattcatgatgGAGGTTGTCAAGTTCCTCCGTCTTCTTTTGAATAGAGGACTCCAGAGTTTCTGTGTAGGCTTTATCAAGAGTAACTTTGGCCGATTCGAGGAGCTTTTGTGAGGCTCGGGTGGATCTAGCATTGTGTTTCATAGATGCACTCTTTAAGACATCTCTTGCCTCAGTGACTTTGTCTGATGCAGCAATGTTGTAGGACTGCTTTGATTTTTTAGGGAGCATCTCCAGTGCAACTTCCTCATCAGCCGCAACTAAGGTATCATAAGTGGTGCTAATATTGGGTTCTTGTAGCTCATCGTGTAGAGAACTGAAGCGGTTATAGACTGCTACCACAAACTGCTCACCCAGGATGGTGTCTCTGGTAACCTTCTTCCAGTCAATACGTTTCATTGGGTCTTTCATGGAAGTTCTGCATTTCCGGTAgctgatttgacatttgcatgaaaCAATCCTATGGTCCGAGTTCACACCCTCGAAGGAGCTGTATGCACGTGAATTCTTGATTGAGTTGATCCACTTCTTTCTTACCAGGACAAAGTCTAGTTGAACTAGTTGGCCATTAGGACGCCTATGTGTCCATAATCTGTTGATGCGGTTTTGAAACCTTGTGTTTGTGGCTATGAGGTTATGTTCCTGCAGGAAGTCTTTCATGTGGTTGCCATTTCTATTGGTTTCTTTAGCAGGTGTGAAGAGAGCATCCAATGGCCCAAGCTGAGCATTAAAGTCTCCTCCAATTATAAGTAAGTTATGAGCTGGGATGGCATTAACTGTAGAAGAGAGTTCTTGGTAGAAGGAGATAACAGCTTCTTCAGGTTGTTCGTTATGTGGACTGTAGCAGCAGAGAACTGTGGATGTTGGATTGCCCAGCAGAGAAATTTCCACAATCCGTTCATTATGACTAATAATGGACATGCAGGAATTGATGGCTCTTGGTGAGATTAAGAAGCCTACTCCACCAGTGGCAGCATTCCTTTGGTTCTTCCATGCTGAAGAGGTGACTAATCTGTATCCATTCAGATCTTCCTGCAAGAGGGCGTCCTTGTGACAAATCCGGTGTTCCTGCAGACATATGATGTCAATGCCATAATGTGCGGCTTCATGAGCAAGTTCTTCTTTTTTGGCTAGTGAGTTGAGAGTTCTGATGTTGAAAGTGCTGATGGTAAATGGTTTTTTCCTTTGTACAAATTTGTCTTGACCATCCTTATCTGCATCAGGTTTGGTCCGTCCAGGGATGGTATCAACTGGCTTTGAGATCAAACCGTCATTGATGTTAGCATAGTCTAACGGTGACTGAGATGGTCCAGACTTCATAGCaggggctttaaccctggtgctTAAATGTAAACTCATATTTCTTGTCAATGGCtgaataccaaaatacatttgatcaacttttcagaaataggagacaaagagggcgcaatgaggggcctggtttttttgggacaccctgtataaacagTTTGGTGATCAAGGTGGCTACTAGATGATGTAATACTCATATTAACAGTTTTGTGATCAAGCCAGTTATTCAGCTATGTCACGATTTAGGGTCAAAAAGTAAAGAATTACAGCTAAGGATTTGGTTTCCTTACCACCATTGCGCCCCCTATCGCCCATGATTTTGTCAGATAAGGAAAAAGAAGTAAAGATTCATTTTCTTTAATACctcgaacaaaaatgattttgtcaggtaaaaaatgaggtaaggatttatttcttACCTCGATTATTTGGCAGGTAAGGATGTTTTTTCTTACCTggaacaaaaatgattttgtcaggtaaggatttatttccttacctcgcacattaaattattttggaaGGATTTATTTCCGTACCTCGACTTTTTTTTTGGGCGTGTACGGATTTATTTCCTTATCTCGCACATTacatgattttgtcaggtaaggaaaagaggtaaggatttatatcctgttgccacgtgtctctgaaCTGAGTTGGGCGGAACAGACGCAatattgggcgctttgtctttatttgctggtAAAATGAAGGACAATCGCGTTGATTATGATTCTATATGTTACGTcgtattagctttattttgataccaaatatgattTTCTGTTAATGGTCCCTTTAAGGATGCTGATCATTTTAAGCTAAAATTATGAGGTAAACTGTGCAGCTCTAATGGAATTGtattataaaaactttttttttgttttgttttttgtaatgAAAGCACTTTCACATTGGTATtgtagtacaccattgggcatgaCAATTATGAAAAAAGTATAAATTCGAGAAAagttgagggcgtcgctgtggagcaaaccacacattatgactttaatgtaTGTTATCCCGTACACTTCATTCTGCATTATTTTCTACTTAATAttcatgttttattttatgcCAATCCTTATTATACCAAGCATCCGCCGATAGCGTTTGTTTTTTGCTCCCATTACTATTTTCGAATTGGTTTGGACAAGTTGCTTATGCTGTTTGTATCGATCCGATACGCCTGAtatgttattgtttttgtttatttgcatCCATTGGTGGTTGAACAAGTACAAAATGTTTTTACTATTGAGGACAGAAATACAGATACTGTGCTGAGGAATGTGTAGTGCATTTCAACTGAAATCAAAATTTTCTGTTATGATGTTGTAAGCAAAGGCAGAAGACGAGCAGGGATAAGAGTTAGTCGGTAAGTTTACTATAATATCTATACCATCCAAACAAACATTCCAAAACATTGTTATTATAAAAGTGTTCTAAGCGTGCTTTTGTTTGTGTCAAAACATTTTACTATTAAAATATCGGTAAtataataaaggtcatgaaaaaacaacaaaacaatgtatTGTCAAAATGTAAacacttaaataaaattatgctagaatgttttgtagcaagtttttatttcaaaaatgtttacaagaatgttattaaaactgttATTCCATACACCCTTTGTGTACCCTGTAAGTAACTCGAAAATTCTAAACGTTTTCAatgaaatgttttgtatttgctgggatgtTATTACTGAATCGTACAAAAATAGTAGGGCTATCAACTCTCAGTCATTGATGTTATGATAATAATTACGCAATTATATACAATTCACGAGTTTCAAATTTGATTATGTGACAAAAACATTTTTCTTGAATAAGGTGGTAGATATGAATTTATGAATCGCAATTTGAATTTCAAAGCAGGAAATGTCAGGTTTTCAACACCCACACCAAAACAATACTTAATACACTAACTACTACAACCAGTATCCTGATGGATATGTTATTATCAGAAAGGTcatgaattttcatgaaatgtcatGAAAAGTCCTGAAACAGGATTAGAACTAAAACGTTACAtggttgaataaattcatcaggatcggtagagtaaactcagtaaccaaagttcttgatatctgatccagaaattgcacttactttgtgtacgtttcagcaacactgttgcctttgtcaacacttgatgatgagtgattcctactggcaaccgacgctagatgtatctccagcgtaggtcttggtgttgccagttgattttccatctggggattttcttgaacccagttctagaaactcatcaaagatgtgtgagagttgatactgtccgtcgtctctgttcatggtggtgcccctcctaAAACGTTACAGATTTGCAATGCCAAAACTTGCAAACCATTCCTGACATGTCCTGAAGCAGACGAGTAGATTCAGgtaaattttaaataaacatgTTACTTTCATTACATATGCATTGTTTGAACTAGTGTTAGTATGCATTTCACCCAAAGTTTGAAGAAATGCATGTTTTGATATTTAAACATCCCTCGAAGTCCGAAAAGTATTTGGCAGGCAGATAACACATACAAATAGGTAGATTTGACTAAAAATAACGATTGCTGTCAGgaaatatgaataatttattcCTGTAAACTTATCATTTTCTGCTTTTTTTGAAAGCAGCCTAGAATTCACTAAAATGACAGAAAGTACTATGTATACCGGGATGATACAGTCATCAGGTagtttaagggaacaaaccaaaagatcgatgacgtcatataaacgtaactagtttcgtttctcggctgaaacataattctgaaatgttgaaCATAACGGGGTATATTAAACTGGACATATGGTTATCCCTAGTACCGTTTTGAGTGGGTAAAtagtaaataaacaaaaatacgcTGATTTTCTAACATTTTCTCAGAGCATATCTCAAGGCTAATCTCATGTAGCTATAAAATTAAGAATCAATTTTATTATTGTTACACTACAGATAAAAAGCCTTAGAATTTGGTCCTTCTTATCTGTTCATTAGAATAGCAAGTATACACTTTAGccttatacatgtattacatgtatCTGAAATTAATTTAAGTTCAAAGCACGTCTCAAGGCTAATCTTAGGCAACCAAAATATTAAAAGCAATTTTGCTATTGTTACGCTACAGATAAAAGCTTGGTGCCTTCTTTATCTGTTTATTAAAAAGCAAGTATGCATTTTTGCATTATATTACATGTATCTGAAATTAATTTCTGTTCAAAGCACGACTCAAAGCTAATCTCAGGCAACTTTAATCATATTGAATATTAATTTGGCTATTGTTACGGTACAGATAAAAGCTTGGTTCCTTCTCAGTGAAAAACCAGCGGGTGGCCGGTCAAGGTTGACTATAGTTTGATGTTGTCACTGGTTTAACACTTAAATACGAAAATGAACAAAcaattataaatcaaaataaaaattcaccTCAGAAAAACACAATATTGCTTTTAACTTGTAGCACAGACAAATCTTAAAAGAATAAATAAGGggtttaacccaccactaattgcaacataattcatttaaGCACCATTCATATCAGAAAAGCATAATTTGCATTAATCTACGCTTTTGCAGGGGGagaaatttcaaagttgatcaACTCTATTATTCTCACCATACGGATTCAGAAGACGTATAAGTTCTTCAAGAACATCGCCCAATCCCAGCACATGTAATCTGAAGTTCTACTAAACTGAGTACGAGCGAGttggtaataattattattggcgtaggcttttatcatgtttatgtattttatttgataCACTCCGGTTCCTTCTCTTTCCAAAACTGGGTCATTGTTTTCGCTTGGCTATCAAGTTCAAATTTAAGTATGCAAGTGGCGAGTAACCGATACAGGGTTTCATGATAGCTGAGTACGACGAGCATGCCGTGAAAGGTTTTGAGTGATATACTAAGCTGAAGTCTTTGTCGCATATATTAATTAATATCATGCGCCCTTAATTGTTTGCGTCAAATGTATTCAACTGATGCAAATCATGGGGAGAtgttgaatattgcaaaacatttcttttgtaataAAAACCATACTGATGAGGAATAGTGGAAAACTTACCCCCCCCGAACGAAAcaagtttcgtttataggacgtcttCGATCTGTTGGCCTGTTCCCTAAGTAAATCGATTATGTTCAAAGCATAAAAAGGTAAGGAAAATTACAAAAAACGAGTTTAACAGAAACTCTTCAAATGTATTTTATATACACCCACCATTAAAGCAaactacttagagaataaacgataggaatttttattttgcctatcctcatactatgaatggccaagttggtccaaaaaacgcgtaagataaacgtgtaaggttacacgtgtaagattgcatcttacacgtgtaagattgcatcttatacgtgtaagaatgaagcgggatttttaaattgacgaatcacagagtaagaaatcacaaacagccaatcatctCATGCGTAGCTAACTTCAACCAATATAGTAACAtccacgacttcttatacgtgtaagatttggatttCAGTGATGGGCGATACGTGATATTATTGGCGACGACCACAggggagtaagataagacagagcgcgtaccaccagtcaaagtccccgtgtattgtatgctaccagttctcgcatattcatgagggccgattgttcgattgtgccgtgtcaaacaatcacgccagcgctgcgtgccttcgcgtataagcgatagagcgttgcgtgctttcgcgattacgcgatagaccatgaaaatacgcggtaattgcgtagcagtctcgcctgtcgcaatTCATGGAACAAtaggccctcattatcggatgaggcggagactttgactggtggtacgcgctctgtcttatcttactcctctgtggcgACGACGTAACGAGGGTAAGGAGAGCTCGTCGCCAAAATCGTAAACGaggcattttcttaatttttataaGTGCTACAATGTCCTTTATTTTATGACGAATCTATGTCAGGAATTATTCCGACTGTTAGTCCGTCATAGCCACATCACGATTTATTTCACTTTTGGCTACGTTTTTCATTTATCTGGAGTCaattaatactcatatcaattaaatttTAAGAGGTCAtggtaaaataatcacgtttgcgaAAACTACCGCGGTACAGATCGATATCGAGGTTGAGATTATTCGACACTCGTACTCgtcaaatcggaataccgtccatccctaataggcaattcttacgcgtataagaaatgctatggcgagatttcattggtcgacgatgaatacgcgtaagatgataggttgtttggggtttaaatatggaTTCTTcatatatgattcgtcaatttaagcatcccgcttGATTCTAAaacgtataagatgcgatcttacacgcataagatcCAATCTTACAagtgtaagatgccatcttacacgtgtaaggttacacgtataatcttacacgttttttggtccacttggccattcataatcCTCTACCGCgtaatagacgacaggcaggtccaatattttgagtaatgataaaaatattggacctgcctgtcgtctatcataggtagaggataggcaaaataaaaattgctatcgtttattctcattcttagtcagttaaatattattttaataattgtaaacaaatttttaaagcaaaaactaagttaccgtcataaaaattcccctcattataaaatgaacaaaacttttttacaacttcacgtattctgttgcgcgtattgctagcgagttcgcgtattccgcactagtctacgcatccagcgcgatacatacgcgcacctctacaagcgtgttacgcattatcaagacgcatgatgacgtggggtcgtctacggcctgatagacggcacccgaaatcatgcgattgtccaatcagaaatgtgtctacgaactagaccactcccactgactaagaaagTGCAATAACAAGTAACTTAAAATAAGTTAAAACTGCTTAATACAGCAGCTCATAATCCATTCACATAACATTTCAGACACCCTAAAAACACAAAAATGAAGGACAGACAAAACAGACAGCAATTAATACACATAATGGTGCACTTATATTAATAAAAAAGTACATTATATAGCGCATTCATGATTTTAAGGGGGCGAAGTACTATTTTAATGACAAAATGAATGCACAAAATCAATGCCAATACGCAACTCAATCTATGTGGAAAAACAATAAATCTTACATAAACAAAGGATATGTCCATAAAATAATCTATAAAACGGTATtgttaaacttgatcaaaagaGGTTACATTCCTTTTAATATCATCCTTTTAAAGTCGCCTAGCTTTATCAGTTCATAACATTTCTTGGATGCAATAAATTCTATTCATACAAATCATTTACGCGTGAATTACTTTTGTCTTGTACTATTCCCGCTTTTTATATTGAAATGAATATCTTTTTACACTTTTTCTCATTCTCCTCTCTGTATCTCCCCTCTCTACCCATCTCTACCCATCCCCCAtccccctctctccctctctcttgcTCCTTTCTCGCGTTTGTAATTCTTGTTTCTAATTCGAATTCTAATCCCTAGATTGTTTGTTTTCCCCcgtttcaatcaatcaatcaatcaatcaatcaatcaatcaatcaatctatttatctatctatcaatcaatcaaaaaacaATCAATACATAAATTGATCAATCTATCAACTTATTCTCACCACTTCTTTCTATATGTGGTTGACCTTCGGAAAACATACCCCCAAATTATACCAAACTTGACAAAAAGAAGTCTGAAAAAATATATTCAAGAAtatagcaaattaaaaaaaagatggcaaaccaaacaattttttaaattttagtaaAACAGCACCACGTCTCGAAACGAATTTAATGAAAATCACGGCCTAAAGTAAGGCTCCAAAGCCTAAAAATGTGAGTGATGACGAATCGGAATAAATTTAACAGGGGTATAGAATTACAAATTTGGTACTTTTCTTGGATCACAAAAGagggcagtggcgtgcgcaagtgTAAAAAACCGACGTAAGTATTTCTTAACGACTTgaaaccatattgtaacatttgctgaggatgatagtcaggatgccctcaatatttgtcaaaattctgttttacCTTGACCTTGGTCAAGTTTTGTCAAAGTCTGACAAAgacgtttaattattacgatggaaatattattcGAACGCGTACGCGATGCATGTTCTTACCACAGTACGTACATGTCATGCGGCAGtcataacatatcaaaagaacgGAATTGAGTTCGAcggagtggctcgcattggctggtattaaatagcgatgtATTTTATATTGCCTCTTCTGTTTAGGCCAAAACTAAAAGAGGACACATCTGACAGTGTAAACTAACATTTGTGAAAACAAAAATGCGATTCTATTTTTTATGGATATGTTATAATATCTAAGCGGAAATATTTTTCCCGACTTAAATGGTAAATTGTTGACttcaattgttgttgttttttcgtcaGGAACGGTACATActaaataggtcaaactatactactttttctgaatccttatgactataAAAATATTGGTATGATTTTAaatacaatttgagcaagtttgcaATTTGATCCTTAACAAAcgttttctccaaaaaaaccccTACTCTGGTTGAATTGCTATTACACATTTacgtagtactagtagtagccaTGATGTTATCTACTAGTTATGGTAGCAGTTCAACTTCCCTCTACCTCCGTAGTACCTGTGGTACCTCTTAACCCCCGGACCCACCCACTATATGGTAGTCCCATAAATAATTACCCGGCTGGGTGTATTTCCCCCGACTGGGTGCATTCCCGCGACTAATTGACAAAAATTGTGTTCGTGAAACCTCCCCCACCCCTTTTTACGCATACAACTGATTGTGCTCACAACTGCTTGTGCGCATTGTAGTGCGATATTTTTCTTGACACCACTGTCCCTGCCATTCAGTTGATTTTAGAATACGGAGTTGAAACCTAACAGACAATTACAAAAAGGGTGAATAAATAATATCGGGAAAAATTGCATCGATTTATTAAGAAATGTCTGTTTTCTTTCCATGACtgaatatatttggaaaaaatgtaatattggaattaatataaaatgaaataaaattcagaatgaaataataaaaatgtcTGAGTTTATTAAAAACcgtatatcagaaatattgttcCGTGATGCACATTGattcaattatatatttttaaatgtattttttacgGTTAAATGACAcgaatatttttttattctatcTATAAAACGTTATTGGTTATTTCCTACTAGACTGTTTGCCCCTTTCCCTCTTGACCCGTTTTTAATCAACATTGCTTTTAAGGTAATATAAATGTcagttttaataacgtttttgtattttatatttgaTAACTTCTGTCTTTTCTAtaaaatttctttttaatgaatttGTTTTATACCAAATATCCATCTACCTCTCTTTTTCTCTtcggtacatgatgcagtcatgtctacagtagaattcatctcgacctttgcaggacttaaccccattaaaagctattaaaccaagataacactcattgaaacagctccactgattaaatcggatcttctctggttgtgcacaagtgactgttttcatgtgcgatatcgcaataaagctggtattcatagcttcagttgggtaaccgattataaaggaaacgaaaggaaacaatgttatgtgtggctttgttcacgaaatccgacaatgt is a window of Amphiura filiformis chromosome 2, Afil_fr2py, whole genome shotgun sequence DNA encoding:
- the LOC140141109 gene encoding craniofacial development protein 2-like — encoded protein: MSLHLSTRVKAPAMKSGPSQSPLDYANINDGLISKPVDTIPGRTKPDADKDGQDKFVQRKKPFTISTFNIRTLNSLAKKEELAHEAAHYGIDIICLQEHRICHKDALLQEDLNGYRLVTSSAWKNQRNAATGGVGFLISPRAINSCMSIISHNERIVEISLLGNPTSTVLCCYSPHNEQPEEAVISFYQELSSTVNAIPAHNLLIIGGDFNAQLGPLDALFTPAKETNRNGNHMKDFLQEHNLIATNTRFQNRINRLWTHRRPNGQLVQLDFVLVRKKWINSIKNSRAYSSFEGVNSDHRIVSCKCQISYRKCRTSMKDPMKRIDWKKVTRDTILGEQFVVAVYNRFSSLHDELQEPNISTTYDTLVAADEEVALEMLPKKSKQSYNIAASDKVTEPP